The following proteins are encoded in a genomic region of Brachypodium distachyon strain Bd21 chromosome 1, Brachypodium_distachyon_v3.0, whole genome shotgun sequence:
- the LOC104582240 gene encoding ethylene-responsive transcription factor CRF4, which translates to MKQEQIDQAAAFKAMPPRILRISCEVSCEKDPDVTDSSDDDVDSVVLRLPLPALPSSSAAAPAASGVIGAAKKRRPADAGGASGVPMAAGVRKYRGVRFRHWGKYAAEIRDPHSRARVWLGTFDTAEEAAMVYDSAALRLRGASAVTNFPAMPPPSPSTAGDQSSDDSQFSSSPASVFRPLIPPPKLEPLAKAAPNKPNFSSCGGLLGDDDPCCGSGGFSTFLWPDVEDCMFAAGILPGVTDGDDGMLSRLEGYVTAAGEPVTASLADLGELPMWSEVDGLFFSDDATT; encoded by the coding sequence ATGAAGCAAGAGCAGATCGACCAAGCTGCCGCGTTCAAAGCAATGCCGCCAAGGATCCTCCGGATCTCATGCGAAGTCTCATGCGAAAAAGATCCTGACGTGACGGACTCCTCCGACGATGACGTCGACTCGGTGGTGCTACGGCTGCCGTTGCCAGCAttgccgtcgtcgtcggctgctgctcctgctgcttctGGTGTTATTGGTGCGGCCAAGAAGAGGAGACCTGCTGATGCCGGCGGAGCATCCGGCGTGCCAATGGCGGCGGGGGTTCGGAAGTACCGCGGCGTGCGGTTTCGTCACTGGGGCAAGTACGCGGCGGAGATCCGCGACCCACATAGCCGGGCCCGAGTGTGGCTCGGCACCTTCGACACGGCTGAGGAGGCCGCCATGGTCTACGACTCCGCTGCGCTCCGTCTCCGGGGCGCCTCGGCGGTCACCAACTTCCCCGCCATGCCCCCGCCATCGCCTTCGACCGCCGGAGATCAGTCCAGCGACGACTCGCAGTTCTCCAGCTCACCGGCCTCCGTCTTCCGCCCGCTAATACCGCCGCCAAAGCTCGAGCCACTGGCGAAGGCCGCCCCTAATAAACCGAATTTTTCGTCGTGTGGCGGCTTACTCGGGGACGACGACCCGTgctgcggcagcggtggcTTCTCTACCTTCTTGTGGCCGGATGTCGAAGACTGCATGTTCGCCGCCGGCATATTACCCGGGGTCACCGACGGCGACGATGGCATGTTATCGCGTCTCGAGGGCTATGTCACTGCGGCGGGCGAGCCGGTGACTGCGAGCTTGGCTGACCTCGGCGAGCTGCCGATGTGGTCGGAGGTGGATGGGTTGTTCTTCAGCGACGACGCGACCACCTGA
- the LOC100825491 gene encoding uncharacterized protein LOC100825491, with protein sequence MEYDFRGRPGSGSGSYAGSSGGGSSLYPRVGQPSHGGGSAPLQRPAPYLHPSAVASPAPNAPAPASSSSTSMGIQVVIKPEYRITPPPQLTPQMVEVSRSTFNFDFEYERKILAEAEKENPNWSKFVVERQTPPPPQPQPPRGPRHTTSTTSMGMQATPGDPVVQKYISMGLGREAVSFAVLNYGDNPTKVKEFVKSYNALHEMGFTSSNVPELLAMHDNDPDKVIQHLLSTP encoded by the exons ATGGAGTACGACTTCCGCGGCCGGCCTGGCTCTGGCTCCGGCTCCTACGCCGGTAGCAGCGGCGGTGGCTCGTCCCTCTACCCACGCGTCGGCCAGCCCtcccacggcggcggcagcgccccACTGCAGCGTCCTGCTCCGTACCTCCACCCGTCCGCAGTCGCCTCCCCAGCTCCCAACGCCCCGGCtcccgcttcctcctcctccacatcGA TGGGCATACAGGTTGTCATAAAGCCAGAATATCGGATAACCCCTCCA CCTCAATTGACACCACAGATGGTAGAAGTTTCCCGCAGTACATTTAACTTTGATTTTGAGTATGAAAGAAAGATTCTTGCTGAGGCAGAGAAGGAGAACCCCAACTGGAGTAAGTTTGTGGTAGAAAGGcagacaccaccaccaccgcaaCCACAGCCGCCAAGAGGGCCAAGACACACAACCTCGACTACTTCTATG GGAATGCAGGCAACACCAGGGGATCCAGTCGTGCAAAAGTATATCTCCATGGGTCTAGGACGTGAAGCTGTATCATTTGCTGTGTTGAATTATGGAGATAATCCAACAAAG GTGAAGGAGTTTGTGAAATCCTACAACGCTCTCCACGAAATGGGCTTCACTTCCTCCAATGTCCCTGAGCTGTTGGCAATGCACGACAATGACCCCGACAAAGTTATCCAGCACTTGCTCAGCACACCATAG